In Choloepus didactylus isolate mChoDid1 chromosome 6, mChoDid1.pri, whole genome shotgun sequence, one DNA window encodes the following:
- the ART1 gene encoding GPI-linked NAD(P)(+)--arginine ADP-ribosyltransferase 1 — MQTPAMVSLLLVSVGLMEALQVWSHPLTQRDLFSQEIPLDMALASFDDQYAGCAMAMRAALPDLNRTEFQVNKVYADGWTLASSQWQERQAWGPEWGLSNTRLPPPPLGFRGEHGVALLAYTANSPLHKEFNAAVRQAGRSRAHYLQHFSFKTLHFLLTEALQLLGRGQNPSRCRQVFRGVHGLRFRPAAPGATVRLGGFASASLQNVAARQFGEDTFFGIWTCLGAPIKGYSFFPGEEEVLIPPFETFRVINASRRAQGPARIYLRALGKHSTYNCEYVKDKRCKSGPCHLDNSAMGQGPISGFWSLLLLLWFLVVEAFPASPGLLGSIRH; from the exons GTGTCTGTGGGCCTCATGGAAGCACTTCAGGTATGG AGCCACCCCCTCACACAACGGGACCTCTTCTCTCAAGAAATCCCCCTGGACATGGCCCTAGCCTCCTTCGATGACCAGTATGCTGGCTGTGCAATGGCCATGAGAGCTGCTCTCCCCGACCTCAACCGCACTGAGTTCCAGGTCAACAAAGTGTACGCCGACGGCTGGACGCTGGCAAGCAGCCAGTGGCAGGAACGCCAGGCCTGGGGGCCGGAGTGGGGCCTCAGCAACACCCGGCTGCCCCCGCCACCCCTAGGCTTCCGCGGTGAGCATGGGGTGGCCCTCCTGGCCTACACTGCCAACAGCCCCCTGCACAAGGAGTTCAATGCAGCCGTGCGCCAGGCAGGCCGCTCCCGGGCCCACTACCTCCAGCACTTCTCCTTCAAGACGCTCCATTTCCTGCTCACCGAGGCCCTGCAGCTGCTTGGCAGGGGCCAGAATCCATCCCGGTGCCGCCAGGTGTTCCGAGGCGTTCACGGCCTGCGCTTCCGGCCAGCAGCACCTGGGGCCACCGTGAGGCTGGGGGGCTTTGCCTCCGCATCCCTGCAGAATGTCGCAGCCCGGCAGTTTGGTGAGGACACCTTCTTCGGCATCTGGACCTGCCTCGGGGCCCCTATCAAGGGCTACTCCTTCTTccctggggaggaggaggtgctGATTCCCCCCTTTGAGACCTTCCGAGTGATCAACGCCAGCAGACGGGCCCAGGGGCCTGCCCGCATCTACCTCCGGGCCCTGGGCAAGCACAGCACATACAACTGCGAGTACGTCAAAG ACAAGAGGTGCAAGTCTGGGCCCTGCCATCTGGATAATTCAG CCATGGGTCAGGGCCCCATCTCTGGATTCTGGTCCCTCCTGCTGTTGCTCTGGTTCCTTGTGGTGGAGGCCTTCCCAGCGAGTCCAGGCCTACTCGGATCCATCAGACACTGA